One Fuerstiella marisgermanici DNA window includes the following coding sequences:
- a CDS encoding glycosyltransferase: MDQSGAERQLTLLATRLRQKGFAVDVIALNRGGYFEDELQAADVPVHILEKRFRFDPLTFVRLRRLLHQNQPDVVQSFLFSANSYVRFPGVCPSGSKIVVAERCVDSWKSGWQLRIDRWLSNRMDVMTANSESVAEFYRSVVGVDEQKISVISNGVLPPSTTATETANAPDLRTELGLPPDTPVLGFAGRLAPQKCLNDLVWAFHLLHQAVEGSALVLVGDGPQRDQLAEFAESVGCRSRVFFTGHRSDAAQLIPQFNAFCLPSSFEGMSNSLAEAMAAGVPVIASDIPANADLITNEETGLLVPCGESVAICKAAQRILTDNNLAKSLGEKAQQVIQSKYSVEQMVTSHIELYERMAGADR; the protein is encoded by the coding sequence CTGGATCAGTCCGGAGCCGAACGGCAACTGACTCTGCTGGCCACGCGCCTTCGCCAGAAGGGTTTCGCCGTTGATGTAATCGCTCTGAACCGAGGTGGCTACTTCGAAGACGAACTTCAGGCGGCGGATGTGCCAGTCCACATTCTGGAAAAGCGATTTCGGTTCGACCCGCTCACGTTCGTTCGGTTGAGGAGACTGCTGCACCAAAACCAGCCGGACGTTGTGCAGTCGTTTTTATTTTCAGCGAATTCGTATGTTCGCTTCCCGGGCGTCTGCCCGTCCGGTTCGAAGATTGTCGTTGCGGAACGGTGCGTCGATTCATGGAAGAGCGGCTGGCAGTTGCGAATCGATCGCTGGCTGAGCAACCGCATGGATGTGATGACCGCGAATTCCGAAAGCGTGGCCGAATTTTACCGATCCGTGGTTGGAGTCGACGAACAAAAAATCTCCGTCATATCGAACGGCGTTCTGCCGCCGTCCACCACCGCAACTGAAACAGCCAACGCACCGGACCTGCGAACGGAACTCGGCTTGCCGCCAGATACTCCTGTCCTCGGATTCGCGGGTCGGCTGGCTCCGCAAAAGTGCCTGAACGACTTGGTTTGGGCATTTCACCTGTTGCATCAGGCCGTCGAAGGTTCCGCATTGGTGCTGGTCGGCGATGGGCCGCAACGAGATCAGCTTGCCGAATTTGCAGAATCGGTTGGCTGCCGCAGTCGCGTCTTTTTTACAGGCCATCGCAGCGACGCGGCTCAGTTAATTCCGCAGTTCAACGCGTTCTGCCTGCCCAGTTCATTCGAAGGTATGTCCAACAGCCTGGCGGAAGCGATGGCGGCCGGCGTGCCTGTTATCGCGAGCGATATTCCAGCCAATGCAGACCTCATCACAAACGAAGAAACAGGCCTGCTGGTGCCGTGCGGCGAAAGCGTTGCCATCTGCAAGGCGGCTCAAAGAATATTGACCGACAATAACCTGGCGAAGTCGTTGGGAGAAAAGGCGCAGCAAGTAATTCAAAGCAAGTACAGCGTCGAGCAAATGGTGACGTCGCACATTGAGCTTTATGAGCGGATGGCGGGCGCTGACCGGTGA
- a CDS encoding type II secretion system F family protein yields the protein MLRNPRLPAKILVPFCRSMGRMLEAGVDVRKALKTSSSHTADPRLAVILNDVSKCVKQGDDLTTAFSRHEDRLPTLFLNLLNVGEQTGSLPEIFSSLADYYEANVKRMVEFRSQIAWPVIQLFAAIFIIGGLIYLLGILGQANAGGEAEDILGLGLVGTSGSIAWFMLTLGPITATWIGYKVMTRNLAGQKALDPFLMAIPAIGHCMTSFAIARFSWCFALTQQAGMSIKPSLEASMNATSNGAFMIATPGIWQMLSEGDTLADSLKASRLFPTEYIHVVETAEHTGTVPEALDRMSHRFDEDAHRAMTRLTVILARVIWGLVACFIGFIVISFFMRYVALINSFS from the coding sequence ATGCTCCGAAACCCCAGACTGCCTGCGAAAATCCTTGTCCCGTTCTGCCGATCCATGGGCAGAATGCTGGAAGCGGGGGTCGACGTCCGAAAAGCCCTGAAGACATCATCGTCGCACACTGCGGATCCTCGGCTGGCAGTCATCCTTAACGATGTCAGCAAATGCGTCAAACAAGGCGACGACCTCACGACGGCTTTCTCGCGACACGAGGACCGGCTTCCCACTCTGTTTTTGAATTTGCTAAACGTCGGGGAACAGACAGGATCGCTGCCGGAAATTTTTTCGTCACTCGCTGATTATTACGAAGCCAACGTCAAACGGATGGTGGAATTTCGTTCGCAGATCGCGTGGCCGGTGATTCAACTATTCGCCGCCATTTTTATCATTGGCGGGCTCATTTACCTGCTGGGCATTCTCGGGCAGGCGAACGCGGGCGGTGAGGCCGAGGACATTCTGGGGCTGGGCCTGGTCGGCACGTCCGGATCCATCGCTTGGTTCATGCTGACATTAGGCCCCATCACGGCAACATGGATTGGCTATAAAGTGATGACCAGAAACCTCGCGGGACAAAAGGCACTCGACCCGTTTCTGATGGCGATCCCGGCCATCGGCCACTGCATGACGTCATTCGCCATCGCTCGATTTTCATGGTGCTTCGCCCTGACTCAACAAGCCGGCATGTCGATCAAACCCTCTTTGGAAGCCAGCATGAATGCCACCAGCAACGGAGCCTTCATGATCGCCACGCCGGGGATATGGCAAATGTTAAGCGAAGGGGACACGCTGGCCGATTCGTTGAAGGCATCGCGGCTGTTTCCTACTGAGTACATTCATGTTGTTGAAACAGCCGAACACACTGGCACCGTCCCCGAAGCGCTGGACCGGATGAGTCACCGGTTTGACGAGGACGCTCACCGAGCCATGACACGGTTGACCGTGATTCTGGCCCGAGTGATCTGGGGGTTGGTGGCGTGCTTTATCGGCTTCATTGTGATTAGCTTTTTCATGCGATATGTAGCCCTGATCAACTCGTTTAGTTGA
- a CDS encoding beta-ketoacyl-[acyl-carrier-protein] synthase family protein translates to MAGCDGIRAVVTGVGVVSPIGIGKDRFWDSLMQNRSGIDYLQSIASDDLPSPFAAEVRDFDPATMLRDRKFVKVMSRDMQLGAASANLAMKDAAIKRGDIDPYRLGVVYGAGRMTTHPAELLAGVQASTDESNHFSMTRWGEGGMGRVAPLWLLRQLPNMPACHISIDHNAAGPNNTITCRDASALLALGEAVRVIEAGRADAMIVGACSSNIHPVDIAKFHKFEGLSKRNDDPSRVCRPFDFERDGAVVGEGAATFVVESYEHARRRGADIYAEVLGIGAGCDGKGYANESAGLGLVRAIESTVRRAQIRPDELGHINAQGKSTQADDIVESRAYNRSLGDCVLKVPVTAMKSFIGHFDAGAGAVELAGTLLSLKNGEVPATLNYEIPDPRCRLNVVQEGPQKLKSRTALSVNRTAMGQSAAAVLRAV, encoded by the coding sequence ATGGCTGGGTGCGATGGGATTCGCGCGGTTGTGACCGGTGTTGGAGTTGTTTCTCCAATTGGCATCGGCAAAGACCGCTTCTGGGACAGCTTGATGCAAAATCGTTCAGGGATTGACTACTTACAGTCAATCGCCAGCGACGATCTTCCGTCACCATTCGCCGCCGAAGTGCGCGATTTTGATCCCGCGACAATGCTGCGCGACCGAAAGTTCGTGAAGGTGATGTCTCGCGACATGCAACTCGGCGCTGCGTCCGCCAACCTTGCCATGAAAGACGCCGCCATCAAGCGTGGCGATATCGACCCCTACAGGCTTGGCGTCGTGTACGGTGCCGGACGCATGACGACTCATCCGGCTGAATTGCTCGCAGGCGTTCAGGCCAGCACCGATGAATCCAACCACTTTTCAATGACACGCTGGGGCGAAGGCGGAATGGGGCGAGTCGCTCCTTTGTGGCTGCTGCGTCAATTGCCCAATATGCCGGCCTGCCATATTTCCATCGATCACAACGCCGCTGGCCCGAATAACACGATCACATGTCGCGACGCATCCGCCCTGTTGGCGCTGGGCGAAGCAGTTCGAGTGATCGAAGCCGGACGAGCAGATGCGATGATTGTGGGAGCCTGCAGTTCCAATATTCATCCCGTCGACATTGCCAAGTTTCACAAGTTCGAAGGCTTGTCCAAGCGTAATGACGATCCTTCCCGCGTTTGTCGCCCATTTGACTTTGAGCGCGACGGAGCAGTCGTCGGCGAAGGTGCCGCAACGTTTGTTGTCGAAAGTTACGAACATGCTCGACGCCGCGGGGCAGACATCTACGCTGAAGTGCTGGGTATCGGCGCTGGCTGCGATGGAAAAGGCTACGCGAACGAATCAGCCGGCCTGGGCCTGGTGCGAGCCATTGAAAGCACAGTTCGCCGGGCTCAAATCCGTCCAGACGAGTTGGGGCACATCAACGCTCAGGGCAAGAGTACTCAGGCTGACGACATCGTCGAATCCCGAGCCTACAACCGATCTTTGGGTGATTGTGTGTTGAAAGTACCGGTCACCGCGATGAAGAGTTTCATCGGACACTTCGACGCCGGCGCCGGTGCCGTGGAACTGGCGGGCACGCTGCTGTCGCTGAAGAATGGCGAAGTTCCCGCGACGCTGAATTACGAGATTCCCGACCCGCGGTGCCGTCTGAATGTCGTTCAGGAAGGCCCA